A part of Corynebacterium afermentans subsp. lipophilum genomic DNA contains:
- the trpCF gene encoding bifunctional indole-3-glycerol-phosphate synthase TrpC/phosphoribosylanthranilate isomerase TrpF, with the protein MRSTCLPTVPCPSGSPPTRRRTTVAKILTEIVANRKRHIDGIRQRIGHVSFDTLRYSERSLYDALAAPGASYIMECKSASPSLGTIREDYKPGEIASVYSRYASAISVLCEPDYFGGDYDHLATVAATTHLPVLCKDFIVDEVQIYAARYFGADAVLLMLSVLSDEEYTHLASVAESLRMDVLTEVIDENEAARATKLGAKIFGVNHRNLHDLSIDLDRSARLAALAPDGAVVVAESGIRAAATVRRLGGHSDGFLVGSQLTSQPDIDRACRELVYGPNKVCGLRSASAAQAAKAAGAVYGGLIFEEASPRNVSRETAAQIIAAEPGLDYVAVSRRTAGYDRLVQPGIVAVQVHAPYQGSLGAEHALIARVRSEVDVQVWRAVDMTGPNDAAGVAELVDQLVLDSGTGGTGERFDWSRIPTTDALLAGGLTTENLTDALRTGCTGLDLNSGFEDPLGHKDAAALRRGFATIRNFHT; encoded by the coding sequence ATGCGAAGCACTTGCTTGCCGACGGTTCCGTGTCCCAGTGGCTCACCACCCACGAGGAGGCGGACTACAGTGGCTAAGATTTTGACCGAAATTGTGGCGAACCGTAAACGTCACATTGACGGAATTCGACAACGTATCGGTCACGTTTCTTTCGACACGTTACGTTATTCAGAGCGATCGCTCTACGACGCTTTGGCCGCCCCGGGTGCCTCCTACATCATGGAGTGCAAGTCCGCCTCGCCCTCGCTCGGCACGATCCGCGAGGACTACAAGCCGGGGGAGATCGCAAGCGTCTACTCGCGCTACGCCTCGGCGATCTCCGTGCTGTGCGAGCCCGACTATTTTGGCGGGGACTACGACCACCTCGCCACCGTCGCCGCCACCACGCACCTGCCGGTGCTGTGCAAGGACTTCATCGTCGACGAGGTGCAGATCTACGCCGCCCGCTACTTTGGCGCGGACGCGGTGCTGTTGATGCTGTCGGTGCTCTCGGACGAGGAGTACACGCACCTGGCCTCGGTCGCGGAGTCGCTGCGCATGGACGTGCTTACCGAAGTCATCGATGAGAACGAGGCGGCCCGTGCCACCAAGCTCGGCGCGAAAATCTTCGGCGTGAACCACCGCAACCTCCACGACCTTTCCATCGACCTCGACCGCTCCGCCCGCCTGGCCGCACTCGCGCCGGACGGGGCAGTGGTGGTGGCCGAGTCCGGCATCCGCGCCGCCGCGACCGTTCGCCGGCTCGGCGGACACTCGGACGGGTTCCTGGTCGGCTCGCAGCTGACCTCACAGCCGGACATCGACCGCGCCTGCCGCGAGCTGGTGTACGGCCCGAACAAGGTCTGCGGCCTGCGTTCCGCATCCGCCGCCCAGGCGGCAAAAGCGGCCGGCGCGGTGTACGGCGGGCTGATCTTCGAAGAGGCTTCCCCGCGCAATGTTTCACGTGAAACGGCCGCACAGATCATAGCCGCGGAGCCGGGGCTCGACTACGTGGCGGTCTCGCGCCGCACCGCGGGCTACGACCGATTGGTCCAGCCCGGCATTGTCGCCGTCCAGGTCCACGCCCCGTACCAGGGCTCGCTCGGGGCCGAGCACGCGCTGATCGCGCGCGTCCGCTCCGAGGTCGATGTCCAGGTGTGGCGCGCTGTCGACATGACTGGGCCCAATGATGCGGCGGGCGTGGCGGAGCTCGTCGACCAGCTAGTGCTCGATTCCGGCACCGGAGGGACGGGGGAGCGGTTCGACTGGTCCCGCATCCCCACTACCGACGCGCTGCTCGCCGGCGGCTTGACCACCGAAAACCTCACCGACGCGCTGCGCACCGGCTGCACCGGCCTCGACCTCAACTCCGGCTTCGAAGACCCCCTCGGCCACAAGGATGCCGCTGCCTTGCGACGAGGCTTCGCCACCATCCGCAACTTCCACACTTAA
- the trpB gene encoding tryptophan synthase subunit beta: MTLLPAYYGEFGGQFVPESLIPALDQLEQAFVDAFNDEAFMNEYRGLLREYLGRPTPLTECRNLPLEGNARIFLKREDLVHGGAHKTNQVIGQALLAKQMGKTRIIAETGAGQHGTATALACALLGLECVIYMGKTDMERQAPNVYRMRLMGAEVVGVESGAGTLKDAVNEALRDWTATFHESHYLLGTAAGPHPFPKIVKEFHRVISTEARAQILERTGRLPDVVVACVGGGSNAIGTFADFIDDTSVELVGAEPGGEGFGLGAHGAAIAQGTTGLLHGTYSYLMCDEDGQVQDSYSISAGLDYPGVGPEHAHLAKSGRASYVPVTDDEALNAFQALSRHEGIIPALESSHALAYALKRAAEHPSDAEPLHILVTLSGRGDKDIAHVQTSLDKKEK; encoded by the coding sequence ATGACCCTGCTCCCTGCCTACTACGGCGAGTTCGGCGGACAGTTCGTCCCCGAGTCGCTCATCCCGGCGCTCGACCAGCTTGAGCAAGCCTTCGTGGACGCGTTCAACGACGAGGCATTCATGAACGAGTACCGCGGCCTGCTCCGCGAATACCTCGGTCGACCCACCCCGCTCACCGAGTGCCGCAACCTACCGCTCGAAGGCAACGCGCGCATCTTCCTCAAGCGCGAGGACCTCGTCCACGGCGGCGCGCACAAGACCAACCAGGTCATCGGCCAGGCGCTGCTGGCCAAGCAGATGGGAAAGACCCGCATCATCGCGGAGACCGGCGCCGGCCAGCACGGCACCGCCACCGCGCTCGCCTGCGCGCTGCTGGGCCTGGAGTGCGTGATCTACATGGGCAAGACCGACATGGAACGCCAAGCGCCGAACGTCTACCGCATGCGCCTGATGGGCGCCGAGGTCGTCGGTGTGGAATCCGGCGCGGGCACGCTCAAAGACGCGGTGAACGAGGCGCTTCGCGACTGGACCGCCACCTTCCACGAATCCCACTACCTCCTTGGCACCGCGGCGGGGCCGCACCCGTTCCCGAAGATCGTCAAGGAGTTCCACCGCGTGATCTCCACCGAGGCCCGCGCCCAGATCCTCGAGCGAACCGGGCGGCTTCCCGACGTCGTAGTCGCCTGCGTCGGCGGCGGCTCCAACGCGATCGGCACCTTCGCCGACTTCATCGACGACACCAGTGTCGAGCTCGTCGGTGCCGAACCCGGGGGAGAGGGCTTCGGCCTCGGCGCCCACGGCGCGGCCATCGCCCAGGGCACGACCGGCCTGCTCCACGGCACGTATTCCTACCTGATGTGCGACGAGGACGGCCAAGTGCAGGATTCCTACTCCATTTCCGCCGGCCTGGACTACCCGGGCGTGGGCCCGGAGCACGCACACCTGGCCAAGTCCGGCCGCGCTTCTTATGTTCCCGTGACCGACGACGAGGCCCTCAACGCCTTCCAGGCACTGTCGCGCCACGAGGGCATCATCCCCGCGCTCGAGTCCTCACACGCTCTCGCCTACGCCCTCAAGCGTGCCGCCGAGCACCCGTCCGACGCGGAGCCGTTGCACATCCTGGTCACCCTGTCCGGCCGCGGCGACAAAGACATCGCCCACGTGCAAACCTCGCTCGACAAGAAGGAGAAGTAA
- the trpA gene encoding tryptophan synthase subunit alpha yields MNRYEKLFAKGDGAFVPFIMLSDPTPEDAVEIVSAVVDAGADAVELGVPFSDPVADGPAIQGAHVRALAGGATVDKALAQIRTIRERYPELPIGMLVYGNVAHARGLERFYREFKEAGADSILLPDVPVRESAPFSAAATAAGIDPIYIAPAKASEETLEAVAANSRGYIYAISRDGVTGADKEATVQGLREVVDNVRKFGGPPVLLGFGISKPQHVRDAIAAGAAGAITGSAITNIIDKYIEGNHVTDMDALKAELSEYVTAMKGATIAS; encoded by the coding sequence ATGAACCGCTACGAGAAGCTCTTCGCTAAAGGTGACGGCGCGTTCGTGCCCTTCATCATGCTCTCGGACCCGACCCCGGAGGACGCGGTGGAGATCGTCTCCGCCGTCGTTGACGCCGGGGCGGATGCAGTGGAGCTCGGCGTGCCGTTCTCCGACCCCGTCGCGGACGGCCCCGCCATTCAGGGTGCGCATGTGAGGGCGTTGGCGGGCGGAGCGACCGTCGATAAGGCGCTTGCGCAAATCCGCACCATCCGCGAGCGTTACCCGGAGCTGCCCATCGGCATGCTGGTATACGGCAACGTCGCGCACGCGCGCGGCCTCGAGCGGTTCTACCGCGAGTTCAAGGAGGCGGGTGCGGACAGCATTTTGCTTCCCGACGTCCCCGTGCGTGAGTCCGCCCCCTTCAGCGCAGCCGCCACCGCGGCCGGCATCGACCCGATCTACATCGCCCCGGCGAAGGCGTCGGAGGAAACGCTCGAGGCTGTGGCGGCGAACTCGCGCGGCTACATCTACGCCATCTCGCGCGACGGCGTGACCGGTGCGGACAAGGAGGCGACGGTGCAGGGCCTGCGTGAGGTCGTCGACAATGTGCGAAAGTTCGGTGGGCCTCCGGTGCTGCTGGGCTTCGGCATTTCCAAACCGCAGCACGTGCGCGACGCGATCGCCGCGGGGGCCGCGGGAGCGATCACCGGCTCGGCGATCACCAACATCATCGACAAATACATCGAGGGCAACCATGTGACCGACATGGACGCGCTGAAAGCCGAGCTGAGTGAGTACGTCACTGCCATGAAGGGCGCTACGATCGCATCATGA
- a CDS encoding Rieske (2Fe-2S) protein → MTCSRRMFLLGTATTFAGAFLAACGEAAPEEVAKTDVPVGSAVILDKFIIAQPTAGTYVAYSSVCPHQQKKITKVEGDTVKCTAHGSVFSIADGARVSGPAVTGMREVPVTDAGDKVSVSE, encoded by the coding sequence ATGACCTGTTCACGACGCATGTTCCTGCTCGGCACCGCAACCACGTTTGCCGGTGCGTTCCTCGCCGCCTGTGGAGAGGCGGCCCCCGAAGAAGTTGCCAAGACCGACGTGCCCGTCGGCTCCGCGGTGATCCTGGACAAGTTCATCATCGCCCAGCCCACCGCCGGCACCTACGTGGCCTACTCGAGTGTGTGCCCGCACCAGCAGAAGAAGATCACCAAGGTTGAGGGCGACACCGTCAAGTGCACTGCCCACGGCTCGGTGTTCAGCATCGCTGACGGCGCCCGCGTCTCCGGCCCGGCCGTCACTGGGATGCGCGAGGTGCCAGTGACCGACGCCGGCGACAAAGTCTCCGTTTCCGAGTAG
- a CDS encoding bile acid:sodium symporter family protein: MKKLDPLLVGIVVAAALAFVLPAQGAFADGFAVAVKLGIALLFFLYGARLSTQEALKGLTNWRLHALILAFTFVIYPVIGLLARPTTAFMSEDLYQGLLFMSLVPSTVQSSVALTGVARGNVSGAVVAASVSSLVGVVATPLLVMWLMGAGDGVSVDASVFGDIALQLLLPFILGQLAHNFVPRVGELAKSKATKIVDRGSIWLVVYSAFSRGVVSGVWSNVSAWEIVFLTVFSCVLVVAMLWLTRILPEALRFPREDRVAIQMCGTQKSLATGLPMATVIFGGASLGVLIIPLMIYHMCQLVICSAYASRIS; encoded by the coding sequence ATGAAGAAGCTCGACCCGCTACTTGTCGGCATCGTTGTCGCGGCGGCGCTCGCGTTCGTGCTGCCCGCCCAGGGCGCGTTCGCGGACGGGTTCGCCGTCGCGGTGAAGCTGGGCATTGCGCTGCTGTTCTTCCTCTACGGCGCGCGCCTGTCTACCCAGGAGGCGCTCAAAGGCCTGACCAACTGGCGTCTGCACGCGCTGATCCTGGCGTTCACGTTTGTCATCTACCCGGTGATTGGCCTGCTCGCTCGCCCGACGACGGCCTTCATGTCCGAGGACCTGTACCAGGGCCTGCTGTTCATGTCGCTGGTGCCGTCCACCGTGCAGTCCTCAGTGGCGCTCACCGGGGTGGCGCGCGGCAACGTCTCGGGCGCGGTCGTGGCGGCGTCTGTGTCCTCGCTCGTCGGTGTGGTGGCCACGCCGCTTCTTGTGATGTGGCTGATGGGCGCCGGCGACGGGGTGTCCGTGGACGCCTCCGTGTTCGGCGACATCGCGCTGCAGCTGCTCCTGCCGTTCATCTTGGGGCAACTCGCGCACAACTTCGTCCCGCGGGTGGGGGAGCTGGCCAAGTCGAAGGCGACGAAGATCGTGGACCGCGGCTCCATCTGGTTGGTGGTCTACTCCGCGTTTTCGCGCGGCGTCGTCTCCGGGGTCTGGTCGAACGTCTCCGCGTGGGAGATCGTGTTCCTCACCGTGTTCTCGTGCGTGCTGGTCGTCGCTATGCTGTGGCTCACCCGCATCCTCCCGGAGGCGCTGCGCTTCCCACGCGAGGATCGCGTGGCCATCCAAATGTGCGGCACCCAGAAGTCCCTCGCGACCGGCCTGCCCATGGCCACCGTCATCTTCGGCGGCGCCTCACTCGGCGTCCTGATCATCCCGCTGATGATCTACCACATGTGCCAACTGGTCATCTGCTCCGCGTACGCCTCCCGAATTTCCTAG